The Dehalococcoidia bacterium genome has a window encoding:
- a CDS encoding LLM class F420-dependent oxidoreductase — protein sequence MKFGVGLPVVHLYPVTANQWEYTAPPSVATEIAQKADALGFDFLIIPEHIIIPNEMLETMGARYPDALAAMAFIAGATRNIKVLSYIMVLPYRNPIVAAKTIATMDFLSNGRVLLGTAVGHMQREFEILGVPFHERGKIMDEYLLAMKELWTQDSPTFEGRYVRFSDIRFEPKPIQKPHPPIWLGGNTKPAMRRAANLGDGWIPWLIGPEQMPQCLEYIFSQPGFQSRYPNGKGFDVIVPLARFQVEDYSHRELGPTVMPRGKEEIVEAIGQWKEVGVTGVVINFPRTRTLEQAMEWLEWYAKEIVPVFKNGS from the coding sequence ATGAAGTTCGGAGTCGGTTTGCCGGTAGTCCACCTTTACCCCGTGACCGCCAACCAGTGGGAGTATACGGCCCCGCCCTCGGTGGCCACAGAGATCGCCCAGAAAGCGGACGCCCTGGGCTTCGACTTCCTGATCATCCCCGAACACATCATCATCCCCAACGAGATGCTGGAGACCATGGGCGCCCGCTACCCGGACGCCCTGGCGGCCATGGCCTTCATCGCCGGGGCCACCAGGAACATCAAGGTCCTCAGCTACATCATGGTGTTGCCCTACCGTAACCCCATCGTGGCCGCCAAGACCATAGCCACCATGGACTTCCTGTCCAACGGGCGGGTGCTGCTGGGCACCGCTGTGGGTCATATGCAGCGGGAGTTCGAGATCCTGGGGGTGCCCTTCCACGAGCGGGGCAAGATCATGGACGAGTACCTGCTGGCCATGAAGGAGCTGTGGACCCAGGACTCGCCCACCTTCGAGGGCCGCTATGTTCGCTTCTCCGACATCCGCTTCGAGCCTAAGCCCATTCAGAAGCCCCATCCGCCCATCTGGCTCGGGGGAAACACCAAGCCGGCCATGCGGCGGGCGGCCAATCTGGGCGACGGCTGGATTCCGTGGCTTATAGGCCCCGAGCAGATGCCCCAGTGCCTGGAATACATATTCTCGCAGCCTGGCTTCCAGAGCAGGTACCCCAACGGCAAGGGCTTCGACGTGATAGTGCCCCTGGCTCGCTTCCAGGTGGAGGACTACTCGCACCGGGAGCTGGGCCCGACAGTGATGCCCCGAGGCAAGGAGGAGATCGTCGAGGCCATCGGCCAGTGGAAGGAAGTGGGCGTTACAGGGGTAGTCATCAACTTCCCCCGTACCCGTACCCTCGAGCAGGCGATGGAGTGGTTGGAGTGGTATGCGAAGGAGATAGTACCGGTGTTCAAGAACGGCTCCTGA
- a CDS encoding ABC transporter substrate-binding protein, whose protein sequence is MALLHKLRLPAALIVIAVSLLLAVACEEEEEAPATPTPGAGGQQVRPGAAGIASNPRQVRGLEGILTLDDGLAMFRQRPAGETRTGVTSTTIKLGRTADMSGPFAPYEPFWGRMLEALIKRVNDAGGIHGRRIELVTVDDKADPAVAVQVTRRLVEQDNVFALFFSIGAPSHAAVHDYHVQRRVPDFFYFDASPLGMEPETSPYDFNGQNSDHISGLAMAEALFRIDPNARPILVYADFPASQAGRDGIRYGVQKQGKSLVGELSHDLTQLDLTSIAQQVVRSGANWVLYHGSITQSISLVKALRDLGSNIRVFQWGWVPTGDPGSDALMDGTYQVTFFCSQFSCPDRQVFQRLQAVAQEEGIPYNPFLSVQALMAVEHLVRGLEMAGPDLTREGFIEALNNGFDGSWQCSACLAPTIINPQDHWINETYLITQWQNASRRFQVLGTLDYETSKGRGLRGNLPGFDCRPGTCPWRQ, encoded by the coding sequence ATGGCGCTCTTGCACAAGCTCAGGCTACCGGCGGCGCTCATCGTCATCGCCGTGTCGCTGCTCCTGGCTGTCGCCTGCGAGGAAGAGGAGGAGGCCCCGGCCACTCCCACTCCCGGGGCGGGTGGACAGCAGGTGCGGCCCGGCGCTGCGGGCATCGCCAGCAACCCGCGCCAGGTGAGGGGGCTGGAAGGCATCCTCACGCTGGACGACGGACTGGCCATGTTCAGGCAGCGTCCGGCGGGGGAGACCCGCACCGGCGTGACCTCCACCACCATCAAGCTGGGCCGCACGGCGGACATGTCGGGCCCCTTCGCGCCGTATGAGCCGTTCTGGGGTCGCATGCTGGAGGCCCTCATCAAGAGGGTCAACGACGCCGGTGGCATACACGGCCGCCGCATAGAGCTGGTCACCGTGGACGACAAGGCTGACCCGGCTGTCGCCGTGCAGGTCACCCGGAGGCTCGTCGAGCAGGACAACGTCTTCGCCCTGTTCTTCAGCATCGGCGCTCCTTCTCACGCGGCCGTGCACGACTATCACGTGCAGCGGAGGGTGCCCGACTTCTTCTACTTCGACGCGTCGCCCCTGGGGATGGAGCCGGAGACCTCGCCTTATGACTTCAACGGCCAGAACTCGGACCACATCAGCGGCTTGGCCATGGCGGAGGCCCTGTTCCGTATCGACCCCAACGCCCGTCCCATCCTGGTCTATGCTGACTTCCCCGCTTCCCAGGCCGGCCGCGACGGCATACGCTACGGCGTCCAGAAGCAGGGCAAGAGCCTGGTGGGCGAGCTGTCCCACGACCTCACCCAGTTGGACCTGACCTCCATAGCCCAGCAAGTGGTGCGCTCGGGGGCAAACTGGGTGCTCTATCACGGCTCCATAACCCAGTCCATCTCGCTGGTGAAGGCCCTGCGGGACCTGGGCAGCAACATCAGGGTGTTCCAGTGGGGCTGGGTGCCCACCGGCGACCCTGGCAGCGATGCCCTCATGGACGGGACCTACCAGGTGACCTTCTTCTGCTCTCAGTTCTCCTGTCCCGACCGCCAGGTCTTCCAGCGCCTGCAGGCCGTTGCTCAGGAGGAGGGCATCCCCTACAACCCCTTCCTGTCGGTGCAGGCCCTGATGGCCGTGGAGCACCTGGTGCGGGGCCTGGAGATGGCCGGCCCCGACCTCACTCGCGAGGGCTTCATCGAGGCGCTGAACAACGGCTTCGATGGCAGCTGGCAGTGCTCCGCCTGTCTGGCGCCCACCATCATCAACCCCCAGGACCACTGGATAAACGAGACTTACCTGATCACGCAGTGGCAGAACGCGTCCCGTCGCTTCCAGGTCCTGGGCACCCTGGACTATGAAACCAGCAAGGGCCGGGGGCTGAGGGGCAATCTGCCAGGGTTCGACTGCCGTCCGGGCACCTGCCCCTGGAGGCAGTGA
- a CDS encoding MBL fold metallo-hydrolase — MVQLVPLGTGNAFTTPGRYWSGFLLDGRILLDCPPTALPHLKRLGVPPQQVEAIFITHFHGDHFVGYPFLVLEYAYLSDRERDLEVVVPPGGGPFLEGFLDQVFPDLSRHEANYRRLYVEARPGTLQVAGGVRFWSVPMEHARGKLQAFGYRLELPGLTVAYSGDTEWSPSLLELARGADVLIVDCTYATRGPEHMGLEDVRLLRSCLSPRTLLLLTHLGDDEVRASGLPNTMVLRDLETYSFSRVGG, encoded by the coding sequence ATGGTGCAGTTGGTCCCCCTGGGCACCGGTAACGCCTTCACCACGCCCGGCCGCTACTGGAGCGGCTTCCTGTTGGACGGCAGGATCCTGCTGGACTGCCCCCCGACGGCGTTGCCCCACCTGAAGCGGTTGGGCGTGCCGCCCCAGCAGGTGGAGGCCATCTTCATCACTCACTTCCACGGAGACCATTTCGTCGGTTACCCCTTCCTGGTGCTGGAGTATGCTTACCTGAGCGACAGGGAGAGGGACCTGGAGGTGGTGGTGCCGCCGGGCGGCGGTCCCTTTCTGGAGGGCTTCCTGGACCAGGTGTTCCCCGATCTGTCCCGCCACGAGGCGAACTACCGACGGCTCTACGTGGAGGCCCGGCCCGGCACGCTGCAGGTTGCAGGAGGGGTCCGCTTCTGGTCGGTGCCCATGGAGCACGCCCGTGGCAAGCTTCAGGCCTTCGGCTACCGGCTGGAGCTGCCGGGACTGACGGTGGCCTACAGCGGCGATACCGAATGGTCGCCCTCGCTGCTGGAGCTGGCCCGTGGCGCCGACGTCCTCATAGTCGACTGCACCTATGCGACGCGGGGGCCGGAACACATGGGGCTGGAGGATGTGCGCCTGCTGCGGTCCTGTCTGAGTCCGAGGACCCTCCTGCTCCTCACCCATCTGGGAGACGACGAGGTCCGCGCCAGCGGTCTGCCCAACACCATGGTCCTGCGCGATCTGGAGACCTACTCCTTCAGTCGCGTCGGCGGGTGA
- a CDS encoding NAD(P)-dependent glycerol-3-phosphate dehydrogenase yields MGAIVAVLGAGAFGTALAQAVAHAGHQVRLWSIEAPVLAEIRQRRRNSSYLPGVRLHRRVKPCEGLDEAVAGASLVLVAVPSRAVREVARGLAAWVTSGQAVVNVAKGLEEGTCLRMSQVLEQELPASVRGAIATLGGPAIAREMARRRPTALVAAAREPEVAELVRRCLQNDWVRVAVSPDVVGVEMSATLKNAYAIALGLCDGLGMGANVKATLTAICLAEMAETVVCLGGHRATAYGLAGLGDLLATGYSPHSRNRTLGEKIGRGEDWRRFLASNTVEGPAAVEACLRLMRPLGLPLPVLEGLHSLLFQGADPRATLTALLESAPLPLS; encoded by the coding sequence ATGGGGGCCATCGTAGCCGTCCTGGGGGCAGGGGCCTTCGGCACCGCTCTGGCTCAGGCCGTCGCCCACGCCGGCCACCAGGTGCGGCTGTGGAGCATCGAGGCGCCGGTGCTGGCCGAGATCCGTCAGCGACGCCGCAACAGCTCCTACCTGCCCGGAGTGCGCCTGCACCGTCGTGTGAAGCCCTGCGAGGGGCTGGACGAGGCGGTGGCGGGGGCATCGCTGGTGCTGGTGGCGGTGCCCTCGCGGGCGGTCAGAGAGGTGGCGCGAGGGTTGGCAGCGTGGGTGACATCTGGGCAGGCGGTGGTCAACGTCGCCAAGGGGCTGGAAGAGGGCACCTGCCTGCGCATGTCTCAGGTGCTGGAGCAGGAGCTGCCGGCCTCGGTACGGGGGGCCATCGCTACCCTGGGTGGGCCCGCCATCGCCCGCGAGATGGCCCGCCGCCGTCCCACCGCGCTGGTGGCGGCGGCTCGAGAGCCCGAGGTGGCCGAACTGGTGCGGCGCTGCCTCCAGAACGACTGGGTGCGGGTGGCTGTCAGCCCCGACGTGGTGGGGGTGGAGATGTCGGCCACCCTCAAGAACGCCTATGCCATCGCCCTGGGCCTGTGCGATGGCCTGGGTATGGGGGCCAACGTCAAGGCCACGCTGACGGCCATCTGCCTGGCCGAGATGGCCGAGACGGTGGTCTGTCTGGGCGGGCATCGGGCGACGGCCTACGGGCTGGCCGGCCTGGGAGACCTGCTGGCCACCGGTTACAGCCCCCACAGCCGCAACCGCACTTTGGGCGAAAAGATAGGACGGGGCGAGGACTGGCGACGCTTCCTGGCCAGCAACACAGTGGAAGGCCCGGCGGCGGTGGAGGCTTGCCTGCGACTGATGCGGCCCCTCGGCCTGCCGCTGCCGGTTCTGGAGGGGCTGCACTCCCTCCTGTTCCAGGGGGCGGACCCCAGGGCTACCCTCACGGCGCTGCTGGAGAGTGCCCCTCTGCCCCTGTCCTGA
- a CDS encoding SUF system NifU family Fe-S cluster assembly protein: MLDREELKRQEQSLDDLYRDIILEYYRSPRNRGRLPQPTISREGQNPLCGDEVSLDLLVEDGVIKDARFQGQGCSISQASASMLTEAVRGLTLEQAEELYHRFHRLMTGDETVDATELGDLEALSGVRKFPVRVKCATLAWHVLDEAIKALHRD, encoded by the coding sequence ATGCTGGACAGGGAAGAGCTGAAGCGCCAGGAGCAGTCGCTGGACGACCTCTACCGCGACATCATCCTGGAATACTACCGCAGCCCTCGCAACCGGGGACGTCTGCCTCAGCCCACCATCAGTCGCGAGGGGCAGAACCCCCTGTGCGGCGACGAGGTCTCCCTGGACCTGCTGGTGGAGGACGGGGTCATCAAGGACGCCCGCTTCCAGGGACAGGGCTGCTCCATATCGCAGGCCTCGGCTTCCATGCTCACCGAGGCCGTCCGGGGACTCACGCTGGAACAGGCGGAAGAGCTCTACCACCGCTTCCATCGCCTGATGACGGGCGATGAGACGGTGGATGCCACGGAGCTGGGAGACCTGGAGGCCCTTTCCGGGGTGCGCAAGTTCCCGGTGAGGGTCAAGTGCGCCACCCTGGCCTGGCACGTCCTGGACGAGGCCATCAAGGCCCTCCACCGGGACTGA
- the rimI gene encoding ribosomal protein S18-alanine N-acetyltransferase — MKATGIRRLVRPMSLADIPQVEEIEREAFPTSWPPSAFQHELRHNRIARYLVAVEEVEEEAEAGPPLAPVGLGRVLVSLRRALSGEPAQQERVLGYLGMWLPADEAHIIAVAVRSAYRRQGLGELLLMAGLELARREGRTLATLECRVSNWPAQALYRKYGFREVGLRPRYYSDNQEDAYVMALDGLDTPAVARRLEELKALYRQRRGEAHILTDL, encoded by the coding sequence ATGAAGGCCACCGGCATCCGCCGACTGGTCAGGCCCATGTCCCTAGCCGACATCCCTCAGGTCGAGGAGATCGAGCGCGAGGCCTTCCCTACTAGCTGGCCCCCCTCGGCCTTTCAGCACGAATTGCGGCACAACCGTATCGCTCGCTACCTGGTAGCCGTCGAGGAGGTCGAGGAGGAGGCGGAGGCGGGGCCGCCGCTCGCACCGGTTGGGCTGGGCCGGGTACTGGTAAGTCTGCGACGCGCCCTCAGCGGCGAGCCCGCACAGCAGGAGCGGGTGCTGGGCTACCTGGGCATGTGGTTGCCGGCGGACGAGGCCCACATCATCGCCGTCGCCGTGCGCTCGGCCTATCGTCGCCAGGGGTTGGGAGAACTGCTGCTCATGGCCGGGCTGGAGCTGGCCCGTCGGGAGGGCCGGACCCTGGCCACCCTGGAGTGTCGTGTCTCCAACTGGCCTGCCCAGGCCCTCTACCGCAAATACGGGTTTCGCGAGGTGGGGTTGCGGCCCCGCTACTACTCGGACAACCAGGAGGATGCATACGTCATGGCGCTGGACGGGCTGGACACTCCGGCCGTGGCCCGTCGTCTGGAAGAGCTCAAGGCCCTTTACCGCCAGCGACGGGGAGAGGCCCACATCCTGACGGACCTCTAG
- a CDS encoding cytidylate kinase-like family protein, with protein MPVITVSGAAGSGARELGLLVAQKLGIDLIDQQILVDAARRLGVRVERVAERDERCLGLRERLASLLRGFLERSALLGTDPLTGGTGLEVIFSRSYTEMATQLDEGKESDIDDALYVKVLTGVFRELAYRGDVVIMGRGSHVALRDFPGALHVLALAPKEKRVQRYAEREGLGLEEAARQVAQADRGRTLFYRRLWKVEPDDPQHYHLTIETSRLPLSVAADVVALASQGLEDASR; from the coding sequence ATGCCCGTCATTACTGTCTCTGGCGCTGCCGGATCCGGCGCTCGCGAGCTGGGCCTCCTGGTGGCCCAGAAGCTGGGGATCGACCTCATCGACCAGCAGATCCTGGTAGACGCCGCCCGTCGCCTGGGCGTGCGGGTGGAGCGTGTCGCCGAGCGGGACGAGCGCTGCCTGGGGCTGCGGGAGCGGCTGGCCTCCCTTCTGCGGGGCTTTCTGGAGCGCTCGGCCCTTCTGGGCACCGACCCCCTGACAGGCGGCACCGGCCTGGAGGTCATCTTCTCCCGCAGCTACACCGAGATGGCCACCCAGCTGGATGAGGGGAAGGAGAGCGACATCGACGACGCCCTGTACGTCAAGGTGCTCACGGGGGTCTTCCGGGAGCTGGCCTACCGCGGCGACGTGGTCATCATGGGCCGGGGGAGCCATGTGGCCCTGCGCGACTTCCCCGGCGCCCTCCACGTGTTAGCCCTGGCCCCCAAGGAGAAGCGGGTGCAGCGCTATGCCGAGCGCGAGGGGTTGGGCCTGGAGGAGGCTGCCCGCCAGGTGGCCCAGGCCGACCGTGGCCGCACCCTCTTCTACCGTCGCCTCTGGAAGGTGGAGCCAGACGACCCCCAACACTACCACCTCACCATAGAGACGTCTCGCCTGCCCCTGTCTGTGGCGGCCGACGTGGTGGCCCTGGCCAGCCAGGGCCTGGAGGACGCCAGCCGCTAG
- a CDS encoding MFS transporter, with protein MATRDELSAIPLRDRLLYASASFGGNVLSRSRDLWLIYFYAPPADADIPRRVPVLVLGALLLAARLIEALDDPLIGWWSDRTRSRWGRRIPFVLFATPFYALFAALLWMPPDPHESALNAAYLFIVLEAFHLFSTLSGGPFESLLPEIAPRSQDRVSIVTWQVFFGTIGAFVALVVSGIIVDVAGFQAMGVTMAVLAFVSRYVGLVGAWRHARRDVEPARIDFLQAVRSTLANSQFRAFLPTFILFNAAISLLTSALPYWASVVLLRGLKPEIARVEFGQELTLQVGPLEVGVGVGTAVGLLTGAAILVVLASLPLVYRLSVRWGKAWVYSRALLYGSLYLPWLAFMGFIPGVDPFLQALFFVALIGVPMAAVYTFPNAIQADIVDYDYLLTGQRREAIYYATQATLEKMASALYPAVLALLLSLGASADDPLGIRLVGPVSGLACLLGLLTFRAYRLPDQVTAETVRGKGLSLERA; from the coding sequence ATGGCCACTAGAGACGAGCTGTCGGCCATACCCCTGCGCGACCGTCTTCTCTATGCCTCTGCCAGCTTCGGGGGCAACGTCCTTTCTCGCTCTCGCGACCTCTGGCTCATCTACTTCTACGCCCCACCAGCGGATGCCGACATTCCTCGTCGGGTGCCGGTGCTGGTGCTGGGGGCGCTCCTGCTGGCAGCCCGGCTCATCGAGGCCCTGGATGACCCCCTCATTGGCTGGTGGAGCGACCGCACCCGCAGCCGCTGGGGCCGGCGCATCCCGTTCGTGCTCTTTGCCACACCCTTCTATGCCCTGTTTGCTGCCCTGCTGTGGATGCCGCCCGACCCCCACGAGAGCGCCCTCAATGCTGCCTATCTGTTCATCGTCCTCGAGGCCTTCCACCTGTTCAGCACCCTGTCGGGAGGCCCTTTCGAGTCGCTGCTGCCCGAGATAGCGCCCCGCTCCCAGGACCGGGTGAGCATCGTCACCTGGCAGGTCTTCTTCGGGACCATCGGCGCCTTTGTGGCCCTGGTGGTTAGCGGGATCATCGTGGACGTGGCTGGCTTCCAGGCCATGGGCGTTACCATGGCAGTCCTGGCCTTCGTTTCCCGCTATGTGGGCCTGGTGGGGGCATGGCGTCACGCCCGCCGCGACGTGGAGCCGGCCCGTATCGACTTCCTCCAGGCCGTCCGTTCGACCCTGGCCAACAGCCAGTTCCGCGCCTTTCTGCCGACCTTCATCCTGTTCAACGCTGCCATTTCGCTCCTGACGTCGGCCCTGCCCTACTGGGCGTCGGTGGTGCTGCTGCGGGGGCTCAAGCCCGAGATAGCGCGAGTGGAGTTCGGTCAGGAGCTGACGTTGCAGGTGGGTCCCCTGGAGGTGGGCGTGGGGGTGGGAACGGCGGTGGGGCTGCTGACGGGGGCGGCCATCCTGGTGGTGCTGGCCTCGCTGCCCCTGGTCTACCGGCTTTCGGTGCGGTGGGGCAAGGCCTGGGTCTACTCGCGGGCGCTGTTGTACGGCTCCCTGTACCTGCCCTGGCTCGCCTTCATGGGCTTCATACCGGGGGTCGACCCCTTCTTGCAGGCGCTGTTTTTCGTGGCCCTCATAGGCGTGCCCATGGCCGCCGTATACACCTTCCCCAACGCCATCCAGGCCGACATCGTGGACTACGACTATCTGCTGACGGGCCAGCGGCGGGAGGCCATCTACTATGCTACCCAGGCTACCCTGGAGAAGATGGCCTCGGCCCTCTATCCGGCGGTGCTGGCCCTGCTGCTCTCTCTGGGCGCCAGCGCCGATGATCCCCTGGGGATCCGCCTGGTGGGGCCGGTATCGGGCCTGGCCTGCCTCCTGGGTCTGCTGACCTTCCGTGCCTATCGCCTTCCGGACCAGGTGACGGCCGAGACGGTGCGGGGGAAAGGCCTCAGTCTGGAGCGCGCCTAG
- a CDS encoding RpiB/LacA/LacB family sugar-phosphate isomerase, translating into MRLAVGSDERTPLTDYVVEELQRRGFELRLVGPLAGQDLQWADVARRVAEMVARGEADEGILFCWTGTGVSIAANKVPGIRAALCHDAETARGARAWNQANVLCLSLRSTSQAVAREILDAWFSAEPDPSEAENIAKVEELDRLYRQPAEAAP; encoded by the coding sequence ATGCGCCTGGCGGTGGGAAGCGACGAGCGGACTCCTCTCACCGACTATGTGGTGGAGGAGCTACAGCGGCGTGGCTTCGAGCTTCGACTGGTAGGGCCCCTGGCAGGGCAAGACCTGCAGTGGGCCGACGTCGCTCGCCGGGTAGCCGAGATGGTGGCCAGGGGCGAGGCCGACGAGGGCATCCTCTTCTGCTGGACGGGAACCGGCGTATCCATCGCCGCCAACAAGGTACCCGGCATCCGCGCCGCCCTCTGCCACGACGCCGAGACCGCTCGCGGCGCCCGCGCCTGGAACCAGGCCAACGTCCTCTGCCTGAGCCTGCGCTCCACCTCCCAGGCGGTGGCCCGCGAGATACTGGACGCCTGGTTCAGCGCCGAGCCTGACCCCAGCGAGGCCGAGAACATCGCCAAGGTGGAGGAACTGGACCGCCTCTACCGCCAGCCGGCGGAGGCGGCCCCATGA
- a CDS encoding TIGR03936 family radical SAM-associated protein: MTVQRLRATFVRGESVKFITHLDLMRYWERALRRADIPLAYSGGNNPTPRISLASPLPVGVTSSGELMDVYLTRRVALRDFLRQVNAQVVPGTEVVAVREVGLRAPALQTQVRWAEYQVQVEAEGRDRAEVEEAIAALLAADSIPWQHLRQGQVRRYDLRALVYDLWLEEEQDGAFLLGMRLRTDQQTAGRAEQVTAALGFRRPPRRVHRVRLFLDERPQIVRPLRA, translated from the coding sequence GTGACCGTCCAGAGGCTGCGCGCCACCTTCGTGCGGGGCGAGAGCGTGAAGTTCATCACCCACCTGGACCTGATGCGCTACTGGGAGCGCGCCCTGCGGCGGGCTGATATCCCCCTCGCCTACTCGGGCGGGAACAACCCGACCCCTCGCATCTCCCTCGCCTCGCCGCTGCCGGTGGGCGTCACGTCCTCGGGCGAGCTGATGGACGTCTACCTGACGCGACGGGTGGCGCTGCGCGACTTCCTGCGCCAGGTCAACGCCCAGGTGGTGCCGGGCACTGAGGTGGTGGCGGTGCGAGAAGTGGGGCTGCGGGCCCCCGCCCTCCAGACCCAGGTGCGGTGGGCCGAATACCAGGTCCAGGTAGAGGCGGAGGGGCGCGACAGGGCCGAGGTGGAGGAGGCCATCGCTGCCTTGCTGGCGGCCGACTCCATCCCCTGGCAGCACCTGCGCCAGGGACAGGTACGCCGCTACGACCTGCGCGCCCTCGTCTATGACCTGTGGCTGGAGGAGGAACAGGACGGTGCCTTCCTTCTGGGCATGCGCCTGCGCACCGATCAGCAGACGGCCGGACGGGCCGAGCAGGTCACGGCCGCCCTGGGCTTTCGCCGCCCGCCCCGGCGCGTCCATCGCGTGCGCCTGTTCCTGGACGAGAGGCCGCAGATAGTGCGGCCATTGCGGGCCTGA
- a CDS encoding hemolysin family protein: MDANLSPSHPWQLLPPQTDALEVSGVPVHLAGIAFGVAILAYSLVNAIEIAVVGANRIRIRHLMEQGSRSAAALYRLQQAKERFFTLIVVLQNLSVVVASTAGSFIAAQAVGGVWGLALGTGVMTVGLAMLGEVLPKVLAAHAGDRFPLLMARPVAALLWLLRPIVVPLAAAPAFISRLLLGQRMGVTPTVTEAELRTLIDIAAEEEAVEERQAELLERVFRFGERRVREVMVPRTEVVWLERGTTVRQFYGIFVDRPHSRFPVYEGSVDNVVGIVNIKDVLKGLAQEELSPDSPIDWCMRPALFVPESKRVGDLFWEMQRSGQQMAVVVDEFGGTAGVVTLEMLLEELVGVVSDELRPAQQEFVTVDERTYRLDGGMSIDDANQELGLDLPEGDYETVAGFVLDYLGHVPRQGEQFVYNGLRITVTRMSGRKIEEVTVTKLGTTPGQEGSP; this comes from the coding sequence ATGGACGCCAACCTGTCCCCCTCTCATCCCTGGCAGTTGCTCCCGCCCCAGACAGACGCCCTGGAGGTGAGCGGCGTCCCCGTGCATTTGGCCGGCATCGCCTTCGGCGTTGCCATCCTGGCCTACTCCCTCGTCAACGCCATCGAGATCGCCGTGGTGGGGGCCAACCGCATCCGCATCCGTCACCTGATGGAGCAGGGGAGCCGGTCGGCGGCCGCTCTTTACCGGCTGCAGCAGGCCAAGGAGCGCTTCTTCACCCTCATCGTCGTTCTCCAGAACCTGTCGGTGGTGGTGGCCTCCACCGCCGGCAGCTTCATCGCCGCTCAGGCTGTGGGAGGGGTGTGGGGCCTCGCCCTGGGCACGGGGGTCATGACGGTGGGTCTGGCCATGCTGGGAGAGGTCCTGCCCAAGGTGCTGGCCGCCCACGCCGGCGACCGCTTCCCCCTACTGATGGCCCGGCCGGTGGCGGCCCTCCTCTGGCTGCTGAGGCCGATAGTGGTGCCCCTGGCCGCTGCCCCCGCCTTCATCTCGCGGCTGCTGCTGGGCCAGAGGATGGGCGTCACACCTACCGTCACCGAGGCGGAGCTGCGCACCCTCATCGACATCGCCGCCGAAGAAGAGGCGGTGGAGGAGCGCCAGGCCGAGCTGCTGGAGCGGGTGTTCCGCTTCGGCGAGCGACGGGTGCGGGAGGTGATGGTGCCTCGCACCGAAGTGGTCTGGCTGGAACGGGGGACGACGGTACGCCAGTTCTACGGCATCTTCGTGGACAGGCCCCACAGCCGCTTCCCCGTCTATGAGGGTTCGGTGGACAATGTGGTAGGCATCGTCAATATCAAGGATGTGCTCAAGGGGCTGGCCCAGGAGGAGCTAAGCCCCGATAGCCCCATCGACTGGTGCATGCGCCCTGCCCTGTTCGTGCCCGAGAGCAAAAGGGTGGGAGACCTCTTCTGGGAGATGCAACGCTCCGGCCAGCAGATGGCGGTGGTGGTGGACGAGTTCGGCGGCACCGCCGGTGTCGTCACCCTGGAGATGCTGCTGGAGGAGCTGGTGGGCGTGGTCAGCGACGAACTGCGGCCCGCCCAGCAGGAGTTCGTGACCGTGGACGAGCGCACCTACCGCCTGGACGGGGGCATGTCCATCGATGACGCCAACCAGGAGCTGGGCCTCGACCTGCCGGAAGGCGACTACGAGACGGTGGCCGGCTTCGTCCTGGATTATCTGGGCCACGTTCCCCGCCAGGGAGAGCAGTTCGTCTACAACGGCCTGCGCATCACCGTCACCCGCATGTCGGGGCGCAAAATAGAGGAGGTGACGGTGACCAAGCTGGGCACCACTCCCGGGCAGGAGGGGAGTCCGTGA